A genome region from Cutaneotrichosporon cavernicola HIS019 DNA, chromosome: 5 includes the following:
- a CDS encoding uncharacterized protein (Peptidase family M20/M25/M40), whose product MLPNKAIAQTVTTLRGISPSSAHFDDETKDAVFGAIDGANAAMWELNKTIHENPELPFEEYKARAALVKALCKLGFTVTNPSSLPTAFVATYSHGRGGRVFGFDAEYDALPDVGHACGHNLIAVAAVAAAVGLKAALKARNIPGTVKVVGSPAEEGGGGKIILLNEGVYESLDACAMAHPEGGMGATYDGNAYVGGPASLARSGFEVEFHGRGAHAGAAPWLGINALDAAVQGYTAVSMLRQQLEPSMRVHGIIQGSEKWAQNIIPSYAKVAYSSRALTVKQTLELRDKTIACFAAAAKATGCKHVVTAPETDVYAELRNNRLLADAYADLMGHDFKQVIARSGMTTASTDFGNVTYALPAIHPGFVIVSDTVNHTAGFTAAAAKKDAHRRAMVVAKGLAMTGAKFLEDDRFAKEVKKEFERFRREEGRDMV is encoded by the exons ATGCTTCCCAACAAAGCCATCGCACAGACTGTGACGACGCTGCGGGGAATATCTCCCTCCAGCGCGCactttgacgacgagacgaAGGATGCCGTCTTCGGCGCGATCGATGGTGCGAACGCGGCAATGTGGGAGCTCAACAAGACGATCCACG AAAACCCCGAACTACCGTTCGAGGAGTacaaggcgcgcgcggcgctcgtcaaggcgctATGTAAGCTCGGGTTTACAGTTACGAATCCGAGTTCGTTGCCGACCGCGTTTGTGGCCACCTACTCGCACGGGCGCGGTGGGCGTGTATTCGGCTTTGATGCCGAATACGATGCCTTGCCGGACGTCGGACATG CGTGCGGACATAACTTGATCGCCGTTGCTGCAGTTGCTGCGGCCGTGGGACTCAAAGCGGCATTGAAGGCGCGCAATATCCCGGGGACGGTCAAGGTCGTCGGTTCACCAGCtgaggaggggggagggggcaagatcatcctcctcaacgaAGGGGTTTACGAGAGCCTGGACGCGTGTGCAATGGCCCATCCCGAGGGCGGGATGGGTGCGACCTACGACGGGAACGCGTATGTCGGTGGACCGGCTAGTCTGGCGCGTTCGGgcttcgaggtcgagttCCATGGTCGGGGCGCACATGCTGGTGCAGCGCCATGGCTTGGGATTAATGCGCTGGACGCTGCCGTACAGGGATACACGGCTGTCAGTATGTTGCggcagcagctcgagccTAGCATGCGGGTACACGGGATCATTCAAGGATCGGAGAAGTGGGCGCAGAACATCATTCCGTCATACGCAAAGGTCGCATATTCCTCCCGCGCGCTTACTGTCAAGCAGACGCTCGAGTTACGCGACAAGACTATCGCATGCttcgcggcggcggccaaggccacGGGATGCAAACACGTGGTCACTGCGCCCGAGACGGATGTGTATGCCGAGTTGAGGAACAACCGCCTGCTCGCGGACGCTTATGCCGACCTCATGGGACATGACTTTAAGCAGGTCATCGCGCGATCCGGCATGACTACCGCCAGTACCGACTTTGGGAACGTTACCTACGCGCTGCCTGCCATCCATCCCGGGTTCGTTATCGTCAGTGACACGGTCAACCACACTGCTGGGTtcacggcggcggcggcgaagaaggATGCACACAGGCGGGCGATGGTCGTGGCTAAGGGGCTGGCCATGACTGGGGCCAAGTTCCTCGAAGACGACCGGTTCGCCAAAGAAGTCAAGAAGGAGTTTGAGCGCTTCAGGCGGGAAGAAGGGAGGGACATGGTGTAG
- the exgA gene encoding uncharacterized protein (Belongs to the glycosyl hydrolase 5 (cellulase A) family) — protein MTLITVARAALLTLLASGAAAMPTMERNVPRPERVEASGTPSTFSENATAVDVPDAMSKLALNYLYGQQKVRGVNLGGWLVLEAWITPSLFEQTGNSAIIDEWTFAQFQDRARAADALQRHWDTWITEDDFRQIAAAGLNHVRIPVGYWAYDISAGEPYHQGQALYVDRAVGWARNHGLKVLLEIHGAPGSQNGFDNSGQYGTPHFQDNPQNALRLKNVVNTLAKKYANDQTVTALGLLNEPATFYGQQILDYTTQYWRDSYGATRWPWAEEGNGAQSNLLLVISDGFQPLSHWNNFMNDPQYTSVAIDTHYYQVFNNEELSWTWPQRLQQVCSKRGLYSASPNWLLVGEWSLASTDCAKFLNARHKGHRYDGTFEGSARFGSCSDKTGGGNNFSPEYKEFMRQFFDTQAQVYENHSQGWFYWCWKNEDAADWSYKRGMELGFIPRNPTSYKYPLANTCN, from the exons ATGACTCTCATCACTGTCGCTCGCGCGGCACTGCTCACCCTTCTGGCCAGCGGCGCGGCTGCCATGCCAACCATGGAGCGCAACGTCCCCAGACCTGAACGAGTCGAGGCCTCCGGTACACCTTCCACTTTCTCTGAGAACGCCACCGCTGTCGATGTGCCCGACGCCATGAGCAAGCTGGCCTTGAACTATCTGTACGGCCAGCAGAAGGTCCGCGGTGTCAACCTCGGTGGT tggctcgtgctcgaggcATGGATCACGCCGTCGCTCTTCGAGCAGACAGGTAACTCGGCCATTATTGACGAGTGGACGTTTGCCCAGTTCCAggaccgcgcgcgcgctgccgACGCCCTCCAGCGTCACTGGGACACCTGGATCACTGAGGATGACTTCCGCCAGATTGCAG CGGCCGGCCTCAACCACGTCCGCATCCCCGTCGGCTACTGGGCATACGACATCTCAGCTGGCGAGCCGTATCACCAGGGCCAGGCGCTGTACGTTGACCGCGCTGTCGGCTGGGCCCGCAACCACGGCCTCAAGGTCCTCCTTGAGATTCACGGCGCCCCCGGTTCGCAGAACGGCTTCGACAACTCTGGCCAGTATGGCACTCCACACTTCCAGGACAACCCGCAGAACGCACTCCGTCTCAAGAATGTCGTCAACACTCTTGCCAAGAAGTATGCTA ATGACCAAACCGTTACCGCCCTCGGACTCCTCAACGAGCCTGCCACCTTCTACGGCCAGCAGATCCTCGACTACACCACTCAGTATTGGCGCGACAGCTATGGCGCAACCCGCTGGCCTTGGGCCGAGGAAGGCAACGGCGCACAGTCcaaccttctcctcgtcattAGCGACGGTTTCCAGCCCCTCTCGCACTGGAACAACTTCATGAATGATCCGCAGTACACCTCGGTCGCCATCGACACTCACTATTACCAGGTCTTCAACAACGAGGAGCTCAGCTGGACATGGCCCCAGCGCTTGCAGCAGGTCTGCAGCAAGCGTGGACTCTACTCTGCCTCTCCAAACtggctcctcgtcggcgagtgGTCACTCGCTTCCACCGATTGTGCAAAGTTCCTCAACGCTCGTCATAAAGGCCACCGCTACGATGGCACGTTTGAAGGCTCGGCTCGTTTCGGTAGCTGCTCCGATAAGACTGGTGGCGGCAACAACTTCTCTCCCGAGTACAAGGAGTTCATGCGTCAGTTCTTCGACACCCAGGCCCAGGTTTATGAGAACCACAGCCAGGGCTGGTTCTACTGGTGTTGGAAGAacgaggacgccgccgactgGTCGTACAAGCGCGGCATGGAGCTGGGCTTTATCCCTCGCAACCCCACCAGTTACAAGTACCCTCTTGCCAACACCTGCAACTAG
- a CDS encoding uncharacterized protein (Vacuolar membrane protein), translating to MPAELQPRSALFPSTRRYLVGIGLLLCVVLLWTASNFITNDLETGDDAWNKPFLITYLNTSSFAFYLIPVGWRYWRKGGKSKDRGYTPLPQEENGNLSPRSTLSYGTPASTVQNLEDGTTVADPPLEKLSVRETAEIAAWWSAVWFLANWSLNSALAMASVASVTILSSTTSFFTLTLGRMFGVEDVTRAKVFSALASFIGVILVTRSDSTSESASIDATGTNLPTHPIWGDLLSLLSAAWYSIYVILLKVRIGDESRVDTQLLLGFAGLYNIIFLIPAFPLLHYSGLETFEFPPTSAAWTIIGINMLITLSSDYLYVLAMLKTTPLLVTIGLSLTIPFALIGSLVVPSAHADSITSLTLLGAGLVVGSFLVLGWQGWESSNALGLEESERED from the exons ATGCCCGCCGAGCTCCAGCCACGAAGCGCGCTCTTTccctcgacgcgtcgctacctcgtcggcattggcctcctcctctgcgtCGTCCTT CTCTGGACCGCGTCCAACTTTATCACAAACGACCTCGAGACCGGCGACGATGCGTGGAACAAGCCGTTCCT CATCACCTATCTCAACACGTCGTCGTTTGCGTTCTACCTCATCCCAGTGGGATGGCGGTACTGGCGGAAAGGCGGGAAGAGCAAGGATCG CGGTTACACCCCTCTCCCGCAGGAGGAGAACGGTAACCTCAGCCCGCGCAGCACGCTCAGCTACGGGACGCCCGCATCTACCGTGCAGAACCTCGAGGACGGTACGACTGTCGCCGATCCACCTCTCGAGAAGctgagcgtgcgcgagaCGGCGGAGATTGCCGCTTGGTGGAGCGCTGTGTGGTTCCTGGCCAACTGGAGCCTAAACTCTGCGCTCGCCATGGCCAGCGTCGCGAGCGTCACCATCCTCAGCAGCACAACGA gctTCTTCACCCTGACGCTTGGGCGGATGTTCGGCGTTGAGGACGTCACCCGCGCCAAGGTCTTCTCTGCTCTTGCCAG CTTCATcggcgtcatcctcgtcacccGCTCGGACTCAACTTCCGAGTCGGCATCGATCGACGCGACTGGCACCAACCTGCCCACACATCCCATCTGGGGCGACCTTCTCTCCTTGCTGTCCGCTGCGTGGTACTCGATCTACGTCATCCTGCTCAAGGTCCGCATAGGCGACGAGTCGCGCGTGGACACGCAGTTGCTCCTTGG cttCGCCGGCCTGTACAACATCATCTTCCTCATTCCGGCGTTCCCATTACTGCACTACTCTGGCTTGGAGACGTTCGAATTCCCGCCAACAAGTGCTGCTTGGACCATCATCGGCATCAACATGCTGATCACGCTTTCGAGCGACTACCTCTACGTACTCGCGATGCTCAAGACGACGCCCTTAC TCGTCACCATTGGCCTTTCCTTAACGATCCCCTTCGCGCTGATCGGCTCGCTGGTTGTGCCCTCCGCCCATGCGGATAGCATCACCTCGCTCAcactcctcggcgccggccttgtcgtcggATCATTCCTTGTTCTGGGATGGCAGGGATGGGAGAGCAGCAACGCGTTGGGGTTagaggagagcgagcgcgaggatTAA